The DNA region GCCGCCTACTTCGGCGCGAGCCTCGCCTTCCACGCGGACGTGTCCGACGTCGCCGCCGCGCTCGCCGCCGACGGCGACCCCGGCTTCGTCGTCCTCGACTCCCGCTCCACCGCCGCCTGGGACCAGGGCCACGTCCCCGGCGCCGTCCACCTGCCGACCGCGCTCATCCCGAGCCAGGCCGAGCAGCTCCTGGACACGTCGGTCCCGGTCGTCACGTACTGCTGGGGCCCCGGCTGCAACGGCGCGACCCGCGCCGCCCTGGCCCTGGCCCAGCTGGGCTTCCAGGTCAAGGAGATGCTGGGCGGCTTCGAGTACTGGGCTCGTGAGGGCTTCGCGTACGAGACCTGGGAGGGCACCGAGCGGCGCGCCGCCGACCCGCTGACGGCCCCCGCCGACGGCGCGGACTGCGGCTGCTGAGCCGGGCGGGAGCGGCCCCGCAGGGCGGGGCCGGGCCTTGTCCCGCATCGGCTGCACCCGCATCGGCTGCACGAGGTCCGCCCGTCACTGGGGCGACGGGGCGGACCCGACCTCGCTCCAGTACTCGCGGCCCGCCACGATCTGCCCGTGCCGCTGACAACGGGCCTTCGGCCACGCGCCGTTAATCACGTGCGCCCACGGGCGCGGGCCCTCATCATGATCTGTCATGCCCAAGCTTCCCCAGCCCACCGC from Streptomyces flavofungini includes:
- a CDS encoding rhodanese-like domain-containing protein, with translation MHHTTSAHLTNAPTSTKPATSGDGATGTDSANPAAANALANAVLRVPPAAPAAAAAYFGASLAFHADVSDVAAALAADGDPGFVVLDSRSTAAWDQGHVPGAVHLPTALIPSQAEQLLDTSVPVVTYCWGPGCNGATRAALALAQLGFQVKEMLGGFEYWAREGFAYETWEGTERRAADPLTAPADGADCGC